Sequence from the Clostridiales bacterium genome:
GTACAGGGAAATATTTTACTCTGCCATATCTGTCCTTATGCCCATAGTCAAAGAATACGATGCAGTCTTCCGCATTGAATGCCGGATGCCTGACAAACTTGAATATATTATATTTAAAATATTTAACGCATATACTTTTTATTATTTCCTTAGTACTTGTCCCGGCGTAATATGGCAGGTATTTTTCTATATTATGCCTGTCCGAAAGAAAATTCCATATATATTGCTTATCCACAGATACATCCGGACGGATAAAATCCGGCATATATGTATTCCTGCCTTGCATAAGATAGTCAAAGGCCAGGCACTCCTTTGCAAGATTGATATTTATATCACCGTTCCCCCTGCAAAAATCATATATAAGCTCATACTGCTGTACATTCCCTATTTTTATGTTCATACTTATTTTTTTACTGCGATACTCCGCAAACTTACTGAAAAAATCAAACGGCGTTCCAAAAGCACCGACGATATAGCTTAAAATCGTATCGAATCTGCCGCTGTTATAATAAGCATCAACCATGTCAGCTATGTTCTTGAGGCATATCAGCTCTTTAAACGATATGGCATCTGTTTTTAACACTTCATATGGAGGATAGCTTTCGTACACTATGCCGTATTCCCTCGCATTCTCCCGCAGTGCGCTCCCCTTCAAAAGTTTAAGGAAACCAAGCTGGAGCATATCGGGCTTCAGATTAAAAGCATCGTTAAATGACATCCGGAATGAGGAAATATTCTCCTTTGGAAGGCCGGCAATCAAATCCAGATGTATATGGGCATTTCCCTTTTGTATCAGTCTTTTTATATTTTTGAAAAGTATTCCCGTATCGGCCTTTCTATATACGGTATCGAGGGTATCCTGATTGGTCGATTGTATACCTATTTCAAACTGAAAGAGGCCATAAGGCGCGCTGTTTATAAGCTTTATGACCTCATCATCCAATATCCACCCTGAAATCTCAAAATGGAATCTTGTATTTTTCTTGTTTTCAATAAGAAACTTTAATAAATCGAAATAGTTTTTCCCGCAGTTGAATGTCCTGTCTACAAATTTAACGAGCTTCACATCATTGTCGATAAACCACATCAGATCCCTTTTCGTTCTCGCCAGTGAAAAAAAGCACACTCCCTCTATTGTCGACGAAAGGCAGTAAGAACACTTAAAAGGACAGCCCCGACTAGTTTCATAATACATTATCTTGTTTTTAAAATCACATGCATTTTCTCCCCTGTATGGAAATGGTATTTTATCCAGATCCTTGATCAAAGTACCTTTCTTGTTTTCGACTATGCCGTCCCCTTTCCTGTATGTAAGAGAGTTTATGTTTCCTATGTCCGGAATGTTATGTTCAAGACAGCTAAAAAGACTGCGGCACCCTTCCTCCCCTTCACCGCTTAATATATAATCTATAAAAGGATTGTCTTTCATTATCATTTTGCTGTCATATGATACTTCAGGTCCTCCGAGAAGTATTTTTACGCCCGGCGTTATTTTTTTTATGCTGCCGGCTATTTTTAAAACGGTCTCTATGTTCCATATATAACAGGAAAATCCTATCACATCTGCATAAGAAAGATATATTTCATTTATGATTCTGCCTATGCTGTCGTTTATTGTATATTCTTTTATGTCTATATCGCAATTATCGCAGTATGTTTTGATATATCTTACCGCTAAATTTGTATGTATGTATTTTGAGTTAAGTGCAACTAATAATATTTTCAACTTATCATCCCTATATGTTTTTTTCGGCTTCAATATAAAAATATTCGTTTAAGTCTTTGACATAAGCTATCTTAAAGTACCATTTTACAACCGGAAGTATAGTGTTGATGCTATATGCATGGTCTACGATATTTTGTCCTGTATCCATCAATATGCTTTCGCCATCCGGTATTATAGCCCTTATCTTCTGTTTATAGCTGAAATTGAAAATTCCCCTTTTTATATCCCATATATAGAGCCTTCCCTTATCTTTTAAAACTCTTTTTATTTCCTTTATAGTCTTGTTCCTTTTGTATTTTCTTTCTATATACGAGAGTGAAAAAAACGCCGTAACGGTATCGAACGAATCGTCCTCAAACGGTAAATCCGAAGGATTGCCATATATAAATCCGCAATCGTCCTTTTTATATAATCGGCCCGAAGTTACGGCGGCCTCCTTATTGCTTTCGGCTTCTATGTCTTTAAGGGCACGATAGATGACGCCCTTCCCCTTATAGCATAGATCAAGTACATTATCCCTTATGCGCAATTTTCTCAAATCCACAATTATCTCTTTGTTTTTTCCCATATAGATCCACCTCAAAGTTTAATATTTCATATTCTACAATTTTTCCCTTATCCCGGTCTCTTTCATTTTCAAATAGTCTCATCTACAGGATATATTCGCTGCCTGATTGGAAAAACCTTTCAGGCTGCGATTTTATTTTAAGGCCAATAATGCTTAATTCAAAGGAATATCCTCTATGGCATTGTAAAACATGTTTAAAAATCCGGCAGTGCTCCTCTGGGCCTGGCAAAGGGCAATATGCGTAATATTGAAATATCTTTTCTCGATGTTTATTATTTCCTTGTTTTTGTTATAAGCGCTTAATGCAACTTCTGCATTCTGGTCAAAGTAATCTTTTATATTGTCTAAATAAATGCCGTTGCTGAAGCATCTAAAGCTTTTTTCATTGGCATATGTCCTCAACACCCACCTTTCATATTGCCTGTGATGCTTGAACAGCTTTATATTGACATGCTGTGGTACCGTTACATCCTGAACGAGATGGCATGCCGCCCCAAGATAAAACATGGATTTTTTTATGTTTCTGTTTTTCCACCATACAAGAGAAGATGTGTAATATACTGTACATTCCTTAAATGCGTTGCTGAATCCATACAGTCCCCTGTTTTTTTGCGGATTGTAAAAATGGTTGCTGTTCTTTAAGTCCTGATCGGCCCATACCACGCCGGAATTTAAGTCGTCTATATGCTTTTTGAATAAATTATATGCATTTATATATCCATCATTTTTCAATATGATTATGGACTGGTTGTTTATAAACCTGTGCACCCTGCATTCCGTCCTGACAACAGCCTTTTTTATCGGGTTTACGGCATGCAGTGTGGTCTTGAATACTCTGCCATAAGATCTTTCTATCAAACCTGACAATTTTGCCATCCCCTTAAGTATTAGAATAAAACCATATATATTGTACCCTTAAAATACATTAAAAAAATCTGTAAAGTAAATAATATACCATCATTATATGCCATATATGCTATAATGGAAAAAAATCTTTAATTTTAAATTCCCGATCTTTGAACCGGGGATACTAAGGAGGAGATGTTAAAAATGAAAGATCCAAGACTTGAAACGCTGGCAAATAATTTAATCAATTATTCATGCCGCCTTAAACCAGGGGAAAAAGTTTTAATAGAGGCAATCGGGCTTGAAAAAGAATTTACATGTGAACTTGTAAAGCAAGCATACAAAGCCGGTGCCATACCATTTGTGACCATAAAAGATAAAACAATAGACAGGGCTTTATACATGAACGCTTCAAAGGAACAGTTCGACTTGATGGCAAAGTATGAGGCTTATAGAATGTCTGATATGAATGCATACATAGGCGTGAGGTCGGGTGATAACGATTCCGAAACAAGCGATGTGCCTACCGATAAGATGTCTCTTTATATGAAAAATTTTATAAAGCCTGTCCATGGCATGATAAGAGTGCCAAAGACGAAATGGGTTATATTAAGATATCCCAGCCCGTCTATGGCTCAGTCCGCCGGCATGAGCACGGAAGCCTTTGAGAATTTCTATTTCGATGTGTGCAATCTCGATTACAGCAAGATGGCAAAAGCGATGGACCCTCTTGTCAAATTTATGGAAAGCACGGATAGAGTGCATATCAAGGGAAAAGGCACCGATATCACATTTTCAATAAAAGGCCTTCCAGCCATAAAATGTTCGGGCGAAGCAAATATACCCGATGGGGAAGTATATACCGCGCCGGTAAAGGAAACTGTAAACGGTGTGATAACTTATAATACACCGGCTGTATACCAGGGATTCACCTTTGAGAATATACGCCTTGAATTCAAAGATGGAAAAATTATAGGCGCAACTGCAAACGATACTGAAAAGATAAATAAAATATTCGATACCGACGAGGGAGCAAGATATGTAGGGGAATTTTCATTCGGCGTAAATCCCTACATCGAAAAGCCGATTAAAAATACGCTGTTTGATGAAAAGATAAGGGGAAGCATCCATTTTACACCCGGAAGCAGCTATGACGAGTGCAATAATGGCAATAAATCGGCAATACACTGGGATCTTGTATATATCCAGACACCTGATTTTGGCGGTGGGGAGATATGGTTTGATGATAAACTTGTACGAAAAGACGGTGTATTTGTGTTGCCTGAGCTTGAAGGATTGAACCCTGAAAACCTTAAGTAAGATTTATATAAAAGTAATATTATCCACTTGAATTATATATATTGTAATTGGGACACTACTCCCCTTCGAGGTCAGCCTCGGACGGGGGCATGTCCCCAAATAATATAATTCAGGTGCGATTCAATGAAAAAATTAACTTTTGCGCAAAATACGCTGCTTCTTTTAATATCGAATATTGCGACGGGTTCTTTATCATTCTTTTTTTCCATTATATTGTCCAGGGAAATAGGAGCTCACGGAGTCGGGCTTTATCATATGGTAATGCCTACATACAGCTTTTTCATATGCTTTACAT
This genomic interval carries:
- a CDS encoding B12-binding domain-containing radical SAM protein encodes the protein MKILLVALNSKYIHTNLAVRYIKTYCDNCDIDIKEYTINDSIGRIINEIYLSYADVIGFSCYIWNIETVLKIAGSIKKITPGVKILLGGPEVSYDSKMIMKDNPFIDYILSGEGEEGCRSLFSCLEHNIPDIGNINSLTYRKGDGIVENKKGTLIKDLDKIPFPYRGENACDFKNKIMYYETSRGCPFKCSYCLSSTIEGVCFFSLARTKRDLMWFIDNDVKLVKFVDRTFNCGKNYFDLLKFLIENKKNTRFHFEISGWILDDEVIKLINSAPYGLFQFEIGIQSTNQDTLDTVYRKADTGILFKNIKRLIQKGNAHIHLDLIAGLPKENISSFRMSFNDAFNLKPDMLQLGFLKLLKGSALRENAREYGIVYESYPPYEVLKTDAISFKELICLKNIADMVDAYYNSGRFDTILSYIVGAFGTPFDFFSKFAEYRSKKISMNIKIGNVQQYELIYDFCRGNGDININLAKECLAFDYLMQGRNTYMPDFIRPDVSVDKQYIWNFLSDRHNIEKYLPYYAGTSTKEIIKSICVKYFKYNIFKFVRHPAFNAEDCIVFFDYGHKDRYGRVKYFPVQK
- a CDS encoding class I SAM-dependent methyltransferase, whose amino-acid sequence is MGKNKEIIVDLRKLRIRDNVLDLCYKGKGVIYRALKDIEAESNKEAAVTSGRLYKKDDCGFIYGNPSDLPFEDDSFDTVTAFFSLSYIERKYKRNKTIKEIKRVLKDKGRLYIWDIKRGIFNFSYKQKIRAIIPDGESILMDTGQNIVDHAYSINTILPVVKWYFKIAYVKDLNEYFYIEAEKNI
- a CDS encoding zinc dependent phospholipase C family protein; amino-acid sequence: MSGLIERSYGRVFKTTLHAVNPIKKAVVRTECRVHRFINNQSIIILKNDGYINAYNLFKKHIDDLNSGVVWADQDLKNSNHFYNPQKNRGLYGFSNAFKECTVYYTSSLVWWKNRNIKKSMFYLGAACHLVQDVTVPQHVNIKLFKHHRQYERWVLRTYANEKSFRCFSNGIYLDNIKDYFDQNAEVALSAYNKNKEIINIEKRYFNITHIALCQAQRSTAGFLNMFYNAIEDIPLN
- a CDS encoding aminopeptidase, with the translated sequence MKDPRLETLANNLINYSCRLKPGEKVLIEAIGLEKEFTCELVKQAYKAGAIPFVTIKDKTIDRALYMNASKEQFDLMAKYEAYRMSDMNAYIGVRSGDNDSETSDVPTDKMSLYMKNFIKPVHGMIRVPKTKWVILRYPSPSMAQSAGMSTEAFENFYFDVCNLDYSKMAKAMDPLVKFMESTDRVHIKGKGTDITFSIKGLPAIKCSGEANIPDGEVYTAPVKETVNGVITYNTPAVYQGFTFENIRLEFKDGKIIGATANDTEKINKIFDTDEGARYVGEFSFGVNPYIEKPIKNTLFDEKIRGSIHFTPGSSYDECNNGNKSAIHWDLVYIQTPDFGGGEIWFDDKLVRKDGVFVLPELEGLNPENLK